Within the Bacillus sp. FSL K6-3431 genome, the region ATACTTTCCATTTTTAATATCGATATTTCTTTCCATAATATTTGTACGACCAATAAAACTTGCGACGAATGTATTTACTGGTCGTTGATAAATTGTTTGTGGCGTACCAAGCTGTTGAATAGTACCTAAATTCATTACTGCAATCCGATCAGAAACAGCCATTGCTTCTTCCTGATCATGTGTAACATAAACAGTTGTTATCCCAACTTTCCTCTGAATATCCTTAATTGCATTACGCATATCTACTCGTAATTTCGCATCTAGGTTAGAAAGGGGCTCATCCATTAATAATACGCTTGGTTGGATTACAATCGCACGGGCCAATGCTACCCTTTGCTGTTGACCACCAGATAAGTTTTCTGGTAAACGATCTGCAAATTGTTTTATTTGAACGATATCCAACATCTCTGAAACTCTTTTTTCAATAACCTCTTTAGCTAATTTTCTATTTCCAAGACCAAAAGCTACATTTTTCTTAACAGTTAAATGTGGAAATATCGCATAATTTTGAAAAACCATCCCGATATTTCGATGTTGTGGAGGGATATGATTGATAACTTTATCACCAAAAGATATTTCCCCTCCTTCAATACTATTGAATCCAGCAACCATCCTTAATAAAGTAGTTTTACCACAACCCGAAGGTCCAAGCAGGGTGAAAAATTCACCCTGCTTGATATCAAAAGATAGTCCTGGAATAACTGTGACGTCGTTGTATTTTTTTACAACATTTTTAAAATTGATTGAAATACTCACGGCTACCCCTCTTTCCTTTGTTCTTATTGTGCACTTGTAAAAACATCAATGTATTGTTCAACAAGTTGATCTCTGTTGTCTTTTACATAATCCTCATCTTCTAAGATAATATTAATATCTTCAAGCGGAGTCATATGTTCGCCAAGTTTTACATCTTTTCTTAAAGGTCTATTTGTAAGCTTCGTTCCGAAAGCATCTTGTGCATCCTTAGAGATAATAAAGTCAACAAACTTTTTTGCATTATCCAGATTTTTAGCACCTTTGACAATTTCTACTCCCGCATCTAAAAATACAGAACCCTCTTTTGGATAGACAATTTTAACTGGAGCTCCATCTCTCACATAGCTTGCTGACGGATCTTCATACGTTAAACCAACAACATATTCACCATCTGCCACACCTTTATGAACAGCACCTGAACCACTTGTAACTTTACCATCTAAATTTTTTATAAGTGCTGTTACATAATCCCAGCCTTTATCGGCTGTATAGTCGCCACCCATTGCCAATAGCATATTCGTTAATTGTGCAAAAGCGGAGCTAGAGCTTGCTGGATCCGCAGAAGCAATTTTACCTTTAAGTTCTGGATTTAATAAATCCTCATATCCTTCAACTTTTATATCTCCAATTAAATCTGTGTTTACCAAAATCACACTGCCATCCGCAATATATGGTGTTAAAAATCCTTCGGTATTTTTGTGATCGTCTAGCATATCATCATTGTTTTTTGATACATACCTTTCAAATAATTCCGGATAACCTAAAGCCTGTGCTTTACTACCACCAAACATGACATCTGCATATGGATTTTCCGTCTCTGAGGAGATTCGTTTAATCAATTCCCCTGTACCTGCAGAAATAAGTTCTACTTTGATTCCTGTTTCTTTCTCAAACATTGGAATAATCGTATTTACGATATCCTCACTGTTAGGAGAATAAATAACTAACTTGTCTTCACTAGCACTTTCTTTACCTCCACAAGCTACTAAGAATAAGGTTAGACCTAATATCATTACTAAACTAAATACTTTTCTCATTGTAAATCCCCCCATTTTTATAATTGAATGCCTATATGTCAATTATATTCTGACGGAAAACGTTTACAATAGTACTTTTAAACACAATTGTCTACTTTTGAAAACTAACGATGAAAGGGTATGTGGTCAAGTCGGAGATAATCGTGGAGAATAAAAAATGGCGATGATAAAACATGTAACACCCGCCCCCTAATTATAAATCAAAAATAATATGGGGGACAGGCATTAGAAGTCTATATATTAACCCTCTGCAGAAAATGACTCGTAAAACACTGTATCTTTTCTATTTAGCATTTTTTTCTCTTTAGGATTCTCTGCAGGAAAACCTAGACCTAATATAGCAACAATTCGTCTGTCTGGCGGAATGTTAAGTGCTTCCCGTGCATATGTCTCACGAATGCATGATTCTTTCTCATCTTCTGAATGATATATGGCACCAAATCCAAGACCAACACCCAGATCTGTTGCAGCCAGCCAAATAAAGCCTGAAGCAATAGATGCATCTTGAAGCCAGTATTTACTAATATCTGGCCGACCAGTAATAACTATTGCCGCTTGTGCGGTGGACATCCATTTCATAAATGGCGTCGTTTTTCCCAAATGATTTAGCATTTCACTGTTTTCGACAATAATAAATTCTCGAGAAAGTAAATTATTCCCGGAAGGTGCGTTGTATGCAGCATCAACAATTTCTTCCAAAACCTCTTTAGAATATCCGCTTCTCTTGAAAACTAGTAATCTCACGTCTCAATTGAATAGCTTCATAAACAGACAAATGAATCCCTCCTTTGGTACACTTTAATTATACCCGAATACTAGGAATTAAATGAGGATTTTACATCATATTTCTGATTGTCAGTATATTCGAGGCTTTTTAGTGATGCATATTATTGTAGAAGGAATAGATTAAATAGGCGTTTATCATAGGATGAAACTTAACTCTTTGGTAGGAGATACAATTGCCTATTCATCGCCCTAATATGAATAGCTGTCATATTAGGGCTTTTAAGTAATTGACAACTTTCTTGTCTAGATATGTTCTGTGACGGCTATTGTGTAACAAAGGTACCTTAGCCGT harbors:
- a CDS encoding ABC transporter substrate-binding protein, with amino-acid sequence MRKVFSLVMILGLTLFLVACGGKESASEDKLVIYSPNSEDIVNTIIPMFEKETGIKVELISAGTGELIKRISSETENPYADVMFGGSKAQALGYPELFERYVSKNNDDMLDDHKNTEGFLTPYIADGSVILVNTDLIGDIKVEGYEDLLNPELKGKIASADPASSSSAFAQLTNMLLAMGGDYTADKGWDYVTALIKNLDGKVTSGSGAVHKGVADGEYVVGLTYEDPSASYVRDGAPVKIVYPKEGSVFLDAGVEIVKGAKNLDNAKKFVDFIISKDAQDAFGTKLTNRPLRKDVKLGEHMTPLEDINIILEDEDYVKDNRDQLVEQYIDVFTSAQ
- a CDS encoding ABC transporter ATP-binding protein, which produces MSISINFKNVVKKYNDVTVIPGLSFDIKQGEFFTLLGPSGCGKTTLLRMVAGFNSIEGGEISFGDKVINHIPPQHRNIGMVFQNYAIFPHLTVKKNVAFGLGNRKLAKEVIEKRVSEMLDIVQIKQFADRLPENLSGGQQQRVALARAIVIQPSVLLMDEPLSNLDAKLRVDMRNAIKDIQRKVGITTVYVTHDQEEAMAVSDRIAVMNLGTIQQLGTPQTIYQRPVNTFVASFIGRTNIMERNIDIKNGKYTLVFDENYSVDVTNIVIPKDKGSVPVKLSVRPEEFMLDKDHEEGIEAKVLDNVFLGLNNHYFVELNNGEKVEVIQESTIGEAIEPGTKVRLRVQREKINIFDYESEINLIEGVTNGV
- a CDS encoding nitroreductase family protein, with amino-acid sequence MEEIVDAAYNAPSGNNLLSREFIIVENSEMLNHLGKTTPFMKWMSTAQAAIVITGRPDISKYWLQDASIASGFIWLAATDLGVGLGFGAIYHSEDEKESCIRETYAREALNIPPDRRIVAILGLGFPAENPKEKKMLNRKDTVFYESFSAEG